A genomic window from Arvicola amphibius chromosome 5, mArvAmp1.2, whole genome shotgun sequence includes:
- the Ahcy gene encoding adenosylhomocysteinase, giving the protein MSEKLPYKVADIGLAAWGRKALDIAENEMPGLMRMREMYSASKPLKGARIAGCLHMTVETAVLIETLVALGAEVRWSSCNIFSTQDHAAAAIAKAGIPVFAWKGETDEEYLWCIEQTLHFKDGPLNMILDDGGDLTNLIHTKYPQLLSGIRGISEETTTGVHNLYKMMANGILKVPAINVNDSVTKSKFDNLYGCRESLIDGIKRATDVMIAGKVAVVAGYGDVGKGCAQALRGFGARVIITEIDPINALQAAMEGYEVTTMDEACKEGNIFVTTTGCVDIILGRHFEQMKDDAIVCNIGHFDVEIDVKWLNENAVEKVNIKPQVDRYRLKNGRRIILLAEGRLVNLGCAMGHPSFVMSNSFTNQVMAQIELWTHPDKYPIGVHFLPKKLDEAVAEAHLGKLNVKLTKLTEKQAQYLGMPTDGPFKPDHYRY; this is encoded by the exons ATGTCTGAAAAACTGCCCTACAAAGTCG CTGACATTGGACTGGCTGCCTGGGGACGAAAGGCCCTGGACATAGCCGAGAATGAGATGCCCGGTTTGATGCGCATGCGGGAGATGTACTCGGCGTCCAAGCCACTGAAGGGTGCCCGCATCGCTGGCTGCCTGCACATGACTGTGGAGACTGCTGTCCTCATCGAGACTCTCGTGGCCCTGGGTGCTGAG GTGCGGTGGTCCAGCTGCAACATCTTCTCCACTCAGGACCATGCAGCAGCTGCCATTGCCAAGGCCGGCATTCCAG TGTTTGCCTGGAAGGGTGAGACAGACGAGGAGTATCTGTGGTGCATCGAGCAGACACTGCACTTCAAAGACGGCCCCCTCAACATGATTCTGGACGACGGTGGCGACCTCACCAACCTCATCCACACCAAATACCCACAGCTTCTGTCGG GCATCCGAGGCATCTCCGAGGAGACCACGACTGGGGTCCACAACCTCTACAAGATGATGGCCAATGGGATACTGAAGGTGCCTGCCATCAATGTCAATGATTCTGTCACCAAG AGCAAGTTTGACAACCTCTATGGCTGCCGGGAGTCCCTCATAGATGGCATCAAACGGGCCACAGATGTGATGATTGCGGGCAAGGTGGCAGTGGTAGCAGGCTATGGTGACGTGGGCAAGGGCTGTGCCCAGGCCCTGAGGGGTTTTGGGGCCCGAGTCATCATCACCGAGATTGACCCCATCAATGCACTGCAAGCTGCCATGGAGG GCTATGAGGTGACCACCATGGACGAGGCCTGTAAGGAGGGCAACATCTTTGTCACCACCACAGGCTGTGTTGACATCATCCTTGGCCG GCACTTTGAGCAGATGAAGGATGATGCCATTGTTTGTAACATTGGACACTTCGATGTGGAGATTGATGTGAAGTGGCTCAATGAGAATGCTGTGGAGAAGGTGAACATCAAGCCCCAG GTGGACCGCTATCGGCTGAAGAATGGGCGCCGAATCATCCTGCTGGCTGAAGGCCGACTGGTCAACCTGGGATGTGCCATGGGCCATCCCAGCTTCGTGATGAGCAACTCCTTCACAAACCAGGTGATGGCACAGATTGAGCTGTGGACCCACCCAGATAAATACCCCATTGGGGTTCACTTCTTGCCTAAGAAG ctGGATGAGGCAGTGGCCGAAGCCCACTTGGGCAAGCTGAATGTGAAGCTGAccaagctgactgagaagcaggCCCAGTATCTAGGCATGCCCACTGATGGCCCCTTCAAGCCTGATCACTACCGCTACTGA
- the LOC119813977 gene encoding agouti-signaling protein: MDVTRLLLATLVGFLCFLAVYSHLGPEETLSDDRSLRSNSSVNSLDFSSVSIVALNKKSKRISRKEAEKRKRSSKMNASLKKEARPPPPTPCVATRDSCKPPAPACCDPCASCQCRFFRSACACRVLNPYC; the protein is encoded by the exons ATGGATGTCACTCGCCTGCTCCTGGCCACCCTAGTGGGCTTCTTATGCTTCCTTGCCGTCTACAGTCACCTGGGACCCGAGGAGACACTCAGCGATGACCGGAGTCTGAGGAGCAACTCCTCCGTGAACTCGTTGGATTTCTCTTCAGTTTCGATAGTGG CACTGAATAAGAAATCCAAGAGGATCAGCAGAAAAGAAGCCGAGAAACGGAAGAGATCATCCAAG ATGAACGCTTCGTTGAAGAAGGAGGCACGGCCCCCGCCACCCACGCCCTGCGTGGCCACCCGAGACAGCTGCAAGCCGCCTGCGCCCGCCTGCTGCGACCCGTGTGCCTCCTGCCAGTGCCGCTTCTTCCGCAGCGCCTGCGCCTGCCGCGTACTCAACCCCTACTGCTGA